In the Caenorhabditis elegans chromosome X genome, one interval contains:
- the srd-44 gene encoding Serpentine receptor class delta-44 (Predicted), whose protein sequence is MFRKILSVLNPTVFVLSLCFQIILIYTIIRHSPKNLSTLKAILLTNCCFQLLQSSMVFFTQIQLVNHLVPIELWSYGPCRHFEAFMCYSMFHILQTSSLVSGLTVFLTTFMKYQAARHVRPSKKKNCFVILFISSIVLISAGCGILLVIIQALPLEIREKYYRINLELDEYSVIGIVDYSVLPSRVNGIIINGLVVIVPITCLLLRRKILKLLTASSDALYFQNRVFLQGLTLQIFGHTLVYVPIFICSTISLITKTEYTFAQFFIFVLPHLTTVIDPLLTMYFVTPYRKRLMVWLRLKNDKVHSVSPSTFAVSANH, encoded by the exons ATGTTCCGTAAGATTTTGTCAGTTCTCAATCCTACTGTTTTTGTACTAAgtttatgttttcaaattatacttATCTATACTATTATTCGTCATTCACCAAAAAACTTGTCAACTCTGAAAGCCATTCTTTTAACAAATTGTTGTTTCCAATTGTTACAATCATCAATGGtatttttcacacaaataCAATTGGTCAATCACCTGGTCCCCATTGAGTTATGGAGCTACGGGCCCTGTCGTCATTTTGAAGCGTTTATGTGTTACTCCATGTTTCATATTCTTCAG ACAAGCTCTTTGGTAAGTGGGTTAACAGTTTTCTTAACAACTTTTATGAAGTATCAAGCAGCGAGACATGTGCGtccttcaaagaaaaaaaattgttttgtaattttgtttatttcgtCAATTGTATTAATTTCAGCG GGATGTGGAATTTTGCTGGTTATTATCCAAGCATTACCCCTGGAAATCCGAGAAAAATACTATCGGATAAATCTTGAACTTGATGAATATTCAGTAATTGGTATAGTGGATTATTCGGTTTTACCCAGTCGTGTAAATGGTATTATTATAAATGGCTTAGTAGTTATCGTTCCAATTACATGTTTATTATTACGAAG aaaaatactcAAACTTCTCACTGCTTCCTCCGATGCGTTATACTTCCAAAACCGGGTTTTCCTTCAG GGACTcacattgcaaatttttggtcaTACGCTGGTTTACGTTCCCATTTTCATTTGCTCAACTATCAGTCTGATCACAA aaacggAATATACTTTTGcccagtttttcatttttgtcttGCCCCACCTAACAACTGTCATTGATCCTCTTTTAACAATGTATTTTGTGACTCCGTACAGAAAGAGACTAATGGTTTGGTTGCGACTGAAAAACGATAAAGTTCACTCCGTGTCTCCATCTACATTTGCAGTCTCAGCAAATCACTGA
- the zig-2 gene encoding Zwei Ig domain protein zig-2 (Confirmed by transcript evidence) — MLKFTAISFVLLNAAESVDHQKPIRALDSQPLLKFTRTPNDSNVTFGEKFVLSCGANGAPLPSIYWELNGMRIQGEETSNVYENILNDGKQVSNAAMVSSHYRIPCATARNSGAYKCIIDNGLTKLEHVAKVFVGGNKTNCALNDNGAPFISMTVDFRLEISNNAVALSCRSETATEWSWHKGEQLLTNDGERYQMFPSGDLIIRNISWSDMGEYNCTARNHFGETTAITFLYPTLAK, encoded by the exons atgctgAAATTTACCGCTATTTCCTTTGTACTCTTGAATGCCGCTGAAAGCGTTGACCATCAAAAACCA ATTCGTGCGCTCGATTCACAACCTCTTCTGAAGTTTACCCGAACACCGAATGATTCCAACGTCACATTTGGTGAAAAGTTTGTGCTCTCTTGTGGAGCGAACGGTGCTCCCCTACCATCAATTTACTGGGAGCTCAATGGAATGAGAATTCAAGGAGAGGAGACTTCAAACGTGTACGAGAACATTTTGAACGATGGAAAACAAGTCTCAAATGCAGCAATGGTGTCCAGCCATTACAGAATCCCATGTGCCACGGCCCGCAACTCTGGGGCTTATAAGTGTATCATAGATAATGGGCTTACCAAGTTAGAGCATGTTGCAAAAGTATTTGTTG gTGGAAACAAAACCAATTGTGCTTTGAACGATAATGGTGCCCCATTTATTTCAATGACTGTCGACTTTCGTTTGGAAATATCTAACAACGCAGTTGCCCTATCATGCCGTTCCGAGACAGCTACAGAGTGGTCATGGCACAAAGGAGAACAACTTTTGACCAATGATGGAGAGCGTTACCAGATGTTCCCCAGTGGTGATTTGATTATTCGCAACATTTCCTGGTCAGACATGGGCGAATACAACTGTACCGCACGCAACCATTTTGGAGAGACAACAGCTATCACATTCCTCTACCCAACTCTAGCTAAATAA
- the nspc-9 gene encoding Nematode Specific Peptide family, group C (Confirmed by transcript evidence): MLLRTLVALCLVSAISSITLQLCQEFCAGVNGGESYAFCSPWISFATQTNKTCYNLCVHNCAAVYDGSCTTDPDFRCCLKTTPAKKQEFKMSGCNKLYNNL; encoded by the exons ATG TTACTTCGCACCCTCGTTGCCCTTTGCTTGGTTTCTGCCATCAGCTCCATCACCTTGCAACTCTGTCAAGAGTTCTGTGCTGGTGTCAATGGTGGTGAATCTTACGCATTCTGCTCTCCATGGATCAGTTTTGCCACTCAAACCAACAAAACTTGCTACAATCTCTGTGTTCATAACTGTGCTGCTGTCTATGATGGTTCCTGCACAACTGATCCTGACTTCAGATGCTGCTTGAAAACCACTCCAGCTAAGAAGCAAGAATTCAAGATGAGCGGTTGCAACAAACTCTACAATAATCTTTAA
- the srd-48 gene encoding Serpentine receptor class delta-48 (Partially confirmed by transcript evidence), whose protein sequence is MYGEILSFFYITFFILVLPTQIFGIFVILRFSTKHLKLWKKFLLCNLICQIISVATLCLLQLRQVSNLSPMEIWCYGPIRHFSAITSYLFYVLSQISTLMTYFLVFITIYLKYEAVKNVNKQNYRKVVIILMLLLPIFITMVAQIDLMIVFFSPNEAQKKFNELNAIITDHSVIGYVISGRISSFLLTVIIFGSVFLLPPAGFFIRKKIIRCINSTSDSASVGQKFQRRSFINGLTLQSFLPLVCICPIFACYFVVSRTKTDLPFEQHILPVLVMLPTLFDPYIILYSVTPYRKQIRTWLGMTKTVPMVIVASVMI, encoded by the exons ATGTACGGCGAAATTCTCTCGTTTTTCtacataacattttttattttggtacTTCCAACccaaattttcggcatttttgtAATACTTCGTTTCTCTACAAAGCatttgaaactttggaaaaaatttctactCTGCAATTTGATTTGTCAAATAATATCAGTAGCAACTTTATGTCTTCTACAACTTCGACAAGTTTCGAACTTGAGTCCAATGGAAATTTGGTGTTATGGACCTATCAGACATTTTAGCGCTATTACATCATATTTGTTTTATGTTTTGTCGCAG ATTTCTACTTTGATGACTTATTTCTTAGTTTTTATAACTATTTACTTGAAATATGAAGCCGTGAAAAATgtcaataaacaaaattatcgCAAAGTTGTAATAATTCTGATGTTACTTTTACCGATTTTCATAACTATG GTTGCACAAATTGATCTCATGATAGTGTTTTTCTCACCAAACGAagctcagaaaaaatttaatgaactGAATGCTATCATTACTGATCACTCAGTTATTGGTTATGTCATTTCCGGAagaatttccagttttcttcTCACTGTCATAATTTTTGGATCTGTATTTTTGCTCCCGCCTGCTGGATTCTTTATACGAAA aaaaattattcgatGCATTAACTCAACTTCTGATTCAGCATCAGttggccaaaaatttcaacgtcGAAGTTTTATTAAT GGACTAACTCTTCAATCGTTTCTCCCTCTTGTATGTATCTGCCCTATTTTTGCATGCTACTTTGTTGTATCGCGGACAA aaacagaCCTGCCTTTTGAGCAACATATACTTCCAGTGCTAGTGATGCTACCTACATTGTTTGATCCGTATATCATCTTATACTCCGTTACTCCCTATCGAAAACAAATTAGGACCTGGCTCGGAATGACGAAAACGGTGCCTATGGTCATAGTGGCTTCTGTGATGATATAA
- the srd-47 gene encoding Serpentine receptor class delta-47 (Predicted) gives MYNIILSIFYPIFLALVFPTQIFLFVVVVKYSPKYMQTLRNVLFCNCIFQTISVVLLCLLQLRQVSHLKPMEIWCYGPLRHFEAIISYCLYFVSQSTSVVSNILVLLTIYLKYEAAKNVTNKQSNKCIVIILLLVPVFVLVGAEIYSVVTHSLLPEVRYLFEVINSNVTDHSVIGYITLQTVPSYLIISIVFGSVFLLPPMGLYTRRKIIFHINSGRDTTSQLKKHQRKTFINGLTLQACLPLVSLCPIFVCYVIVIGTKSELLFEQYCISVLVLLPTFFDPYITLYSVAPYRKQIGMWLGKAKTGPMIVISSIMNL, from the exons ATgtataatataattttatctATATTTTATCCAATATTCTTAGCATTAGTTTTTCCAACCcaaatatttctttttgtcGTCGTAGTCAAATATTCTCCGAAGTATATGCAAACTCtgagaaatgttttattttgcaaCTGCATTTTCCAAACGATTTCAGTAGTATTGTTATGTTTGTTACAACTTCGTCAAGTCTCGCACTTGAAACCCATGGAAATCTGGTGTTATGGGCCGTTAAGGCATTTTGAGGCGATTATATCTTATTGCTTGTATTTCGTATCCCAG agcACCTCTGTTGTTAGCAACATTTTAGTGCTCCTCACAATCTATCTGAAATATGAAGCTGCAAAAAACGTAACAAACAAGCAATCCAACAAATGCATAGTTATTATACTTTTATTGGTGCCAGTTTTTGTATTAGTG GGAGCTGAAATATACAGTGTCGTTACACATTCATTGTTGCCAGAAGTTAGATATCTTTTCGAGGTAATCAATTCCAACGTGACTGACCATTCAGTTATTGGTTATATAACTTTGCAAACTGTTCCAAGTTATTTGATAATCAGCATTGTTTTCGGATCGGTTTTCCTGCTTCCACCGATGGGATTGTATACACGGAG aaaaatcattttccacATCAACTCCGGTAGGGATACTACTTCACAACTCAAAAAACATCAACggaaaacatttataaat GGTTTAACACTCCAAGCTTGCCTTCCTCTTGTGAGCCTGTGCCCAATTTTTGTGTGCTATGTGATAGTGATTGGAACTA AATCAGAATTGCTTTTCGAGCAGTATTGTATTTCTGTGCTAGTGCTACTCCCCACGTTTTTCGACCCGTACATCACGTTATACTCGGTGGCTCCGTACCGAAAACAAATCGGGATGTGGTTGGGAAAAGCAAAGACAGGACCTATGATTGTCATATCTTCTATTAtgaatctttaa